TTATGATTTTAGACAAGATCCTCGGTTAGACACCAccgaaaataaaaatttgaaatccATTAATTTGGCTATTTCCGCTCGTGGAATTGATGCTTTGAAGTCAGTAGATCATGATGCCTGTGAACATATCTTACAAGATATGATTCCCATGAAAGGCAGAATGATTCATGATTTGAAAGGCGAACAGGAATCTCAATTGTATGGCTTACATGGAGAAGCTATCAATTCTATCAATAGATCTGTATTAAATAATAGCCTTTTGgatgaattagaaaaatcTACAACAGAATTGAAGTTCGGTCACAAGTTAGTTAAAATCGAATGGACAGACGATAAACAAATCTGTCATTTTGCTGTTGGCGGCGATTTGAGGGTACCACATActgaatattttgattttgtcATAGGTTGTGATGGTGCATACTCTGCGACAAGATCCCAAATGCAACGTAAAGTTGAAATGGATTTTTCACAAGAATATATGGATTTACGTTACATTGAACTTTACATCCCGGCCACCGAGGCATTCAAGCCAAAGTTTGGCGGAAATTTTGCTATAGCTCCTGACCATTTGCACATTTGGCCTCGTCATAAATTCATGTTAATTGCGCTCGCCAACAGTGATGGCTCGTTCACTTCAACCTTTTTCGGCTCTAAAGATCAAATATCAGATCTGATAACTTCCAAGTCACGTGTGAAGAAATTCTTAATCGAAAACTTTCCTGATATTGTTAATATTATGGACTTGGACGACGCTGTCAAAAGGTTTATCACCTATCCAAAGGAAAGTCTTGTTTGTGTAAACTGTAAGC
The nucleotide sequence above comes from Saccharomyces paradoxus chromosome II, complete sequence. Encoded proteins:
- the BNA4 gene encoding kynurenine 3-monooxygenase (Kynurenine 3-mono oxygenase~similar to YBL098W); this translates as MTVKKFRSSANSFNLNMPESVAIIGAGLVGCLAALAFSKEGYHVTLYDFRQDPRLDTTENKNLKSINLAISARGIDALKSVDHDACEHILQDMIPMKGRMIHDLKGEQESQLYGLHGEAINSINRSVLNNSLLDELEKSTTELKFGHKLVKIEWTDDKQICHFAVGGDLRVPHTEYFDFVIGCDGAYSATRSQMQRKVEMDFSQEYMDLRYIELYIPATEAFKPKFGGNFAIAPDHLHIWPRHKFMLIALANSDGSFTSTFFGSKDQISDLITSKSRVKKFLIENFPDIVNIMDLDDAVKRFITYPKESLVCVNCKPYDVPGGKAILLGDAAHAMVPFYGQGMNCGFEDVRVLMALLKMHSGDRSRAFAEYTQTRHKDLVSITQLAKRNYKEMSHDVTSKRFLLRRKLDALFSIIMKDRWIPLYTMISFRSDIPYSRALERTGRQTRILKFLESLTLGMLSVGGYKLFKFLTKERS